A stretch of the Strigops habroptila isolate Jane chromosome 15, bStrHab1.2.pri, whole genome shotgun sequence genome encodes the following:
- the AJM1 gene encoding apical junction component 1 homolog, with amino-acid sequence MTRTDPPDILVSTVYQDIKVATAASRDSIVCQPLARCDASMSSSLPREPQPFNKRHCRSFDFDESLEEQLGTPAAMEHPCPRPGTPEPTPGPPGRRVPPKPDPYACRAPAPRSEPKRRARSKSAPRVKTTFTPVPIAVSASPPPARRGREVLRVAREPSRPEPSPRRESQAPLRAMANEVHPIKLQPQRSSVSRISPLCLGSNCFEEGPGGKAGASPHVKCRVDIKPDEAVLVHAARSLRAAQGRQEPPRWPRAPARSLAVPGSRQASASRTPTPSDSYSGDPPFLPYPGEYYEADPRALAYQTVPVPASREFREYPDRGCMTFSAPGVPAKFFYAEEPARCPSPAMPLRSSGYASYPYPGRHAVPQHFYAEDPAKAAVHTVPPRTLYVEEPRGYPVQEAPARAFYGDEPRFYPPPWHPNQNPLCRGRQDVPSTRLLGSGLLCRGLREVPGAGGDVADVPPAPQRPALALRRLVRPQAGLAALPDPASVAFHPAASRA; translated from the coding sequence ATGACACGAACAGACCCACCTGACATCCTCGTGTCTACAGTGTACCAAGACATAAAGGTGGCCACTGCAGCCTCCAGGGATTCCATTGTCTGCCAGCCCCTGGCACGATGTGATGCCTCCATGTCCTCGTCCCTGCCCCGCGAGCCGCAGCCCTTCAACAAGCGCCACTGCAGGAGCTTCGACTTCGACGAGTCgctggaggagcagctgggCACCCCCGCGGCCATGGAGCACCCCTGCCCGCGCCCCGGCACCCCCGAGCCCACACCAGGGCCGCCGGGCAGGCGGGTGCCCCCGAAGCCGGACCCTTATGCCTGCAGAGCCCCGGCGCCGAGAAGCGAGCCGAAGCGCCGCGCCCGCTCCAAGAGCGCGCCGCGGGTCAAGACCACCTTCACCCCGGTGCCCATCGCGGTCTCGGCATCGCCGCCGCCGGCCCGGCGCGGGCGCGAGGTGCTGCGGGTGGCGCGGGAGCCCTCCCGGCCCGAGCCCTCGCCGCGCCGCGAGAGCCAAGCTCCGCTGCGGGCCATGGCCAACGAGGTGCACCCCATCAAGCTGCAGCCGCAGCGCAGCAGCGTCAGCCGCATCTCCCCGCTCTGCCTGGGCAGCAACTGCTTCGAGGAGGGGCCGGGCGGCAAGGCGGGCGCCAGCCCCCACGTCAAGTGCAGGGTGGACATCAAGCCAGACGAGGCGGTGCTGGTGCACGCAGCGCGCAGCCTGCGGGCAGCGCAGGGCCGGCAGGAGCCGCCGCGCTGGCCCCGCGCTCCCGCCCGCAGCCTGGCGGTGCCGGGCAGCCGGCAGGCATCCGCGTCCCGCACTCCCACCCCCAGCGACTCCTACAGCGGGGACCCCCCGTTCCTGCCCTATCCCGGAGAGTACTACGAGGCAGACCCCCGGGCGCTGGCGTACCAGACGGTGCCGGTGCCCGCCTCGCGGGAGTTCAGGGAATACCCCGACAGGGGCTGCATGACCTTCTCGGCTCCCGGCGTCCCCGCCAAGTTCTTCTATGCGGAGGAGCCGGCGCGATGCCCCAGCCCCGCCATGCCCCTGCGCAGCTCGGGCTACGCCAGCTACCCCTACCCCGGCCGCCACGCTGTCCCCCAACACTTCTACGCCGAGGACCCGGCCAAAGCCGCCGTCCACACGGTGCCACCCCGGACGTTGTACGTGGAGGAGCCGCGGGGCTACCCGGTGCAGGAGGCGCCCGCCCGCGCCTTCTATGGGGATGAGCCCCGCTTTTACCCCCCCCCGTGGCACCCCAATCAAAACCCTCTATGCCGAGGACGCCAGGACGTACCCAGCACTCGGCTCCTCGGCTCGGGTCTTCTATGCCGAGGACTACGGGAAGTACCGGGAGCGGGAGGTGATGTCGCGGACGtgccccccgccccgcagcgCCCAGCCCTTGCACTTCGGCGACTGGTACGGCCCCAAGCGGGGCTCGCTGCCCTACCAGACCCTGCAAGTGTCGCGTTTCACCCCGCAGCCAGCCGGGCATGA
- the PHPT1 gene encoding 14 kDa phosphohistidine phosphatase isoform X2: MAAALSGVPDVEIDGDGVFNRHLRADGGGAGAAGPGLRVPGGRPARPPPPGEEDPRLRILGGLWASRPLRDYGEAEGQVSGLRDHLGG, from the exons aTGGCGGCGGCGCTCTCGGGGGTCCCGGACGTGGAGATCGACGGTGACGGCGTGTTCAA CCGACATCTACGAGCGGACGGCGGCGGAGCTGGCGCGGCAGGGCCTGGACTGCGAGTGCCTGGGGGGCGGCCGGCTCGCCCACCGCCCCCAGGAGAGGAAGATCCACGTTTACGGATACTCGGTG GGCTTTGGGCGAGCCGACCACTCCGTGACTACGGAGAAGCTGAAGGCCAAGTATCCGGACTACGAGATCACCTGGGCGGATGA
- the PHPT1 gene encoding 14 kDa phosphohistidine phosphatase isoform X1 produces the protein MKAPAAGGGASDRGRGQWGCPREGPGHRRRAEPAEGTAQFSAARPGLPHGAAQPRARCRWAVRVPPPAPAGPRRRGARPEENPPRAPPPPVPAAGAPPRRWAGTRGRCRALVGGGGGGGRRVSRRGAGAMAAALSGVPDVEIDGDGVFKYVLVRVRAAGAPGKDVVRGHGWAEYHADIYERTAAELARQGLDCECLGGGRLAHRPQERKIHVYGYSVGFGRADHSVTTEKLKAKYPDYEITWADEGY, from the exons ATGAAGGCTcccgcggcgggggggggggcgtcTGACCGCGGCCGAGGGCagtggggctgccccagggaGGGGCCGGGGCACCGGCGGAGGGCAGAGCCGGCCGAAGGCACTGCTCAGTTCTCCGCAGCTCGCCCGGGGCTGCCCCACGGTGCTGCCCAGCCCCGGGCGCGCTGCCGCTGGGCCGTGCGGGTGCCGCCTCCAGCTCCGGCCGGGCCGCGGCGCCGCGGGGCGAGGCCTGAGGAGAACCCGCCCCGAGCTCCCCCTCCGCCGGTCCCCGCAGCCggggccccgccccgccggtgGGCGGGCACCCGTGGGCGGTGCCGGGCGCTGGttggcggcggcggcggcggcggaaGGCGCGTGtcgcggcgcggggcgggcgcgaTGGCGGCGGCGCTCTCGGGGGTCCCGGACGTGGAGATCGACGGTGACGGCGTGTTCAAGTACGTGCTGGTGCGTGTGCGCGCGGCCGGCGCGCCCGGGAAGGACGTCGTGCGCGGGCACGGCTGGGCCGAGTACCACG CCGACATCTACGAGCGGACGGCGGCGGAGCTGGCGCGGCAGGGCCTGGACTGCGAGTGCCTGGGGGGCGGCCGGCTCGCCCACCGCCCCCAGGAGAGGAAGATCCACGTTTACGGATACTCGGTG GGCTTTGGGCGAGCCGACCACTCCGTGACTACGGAGAAGCTGAAGGCCAAGTATCCGGACTACGAGATCACCTGGGCGGATGAAGGCTACTGA